Sequence from the Flavobacterium sp. TR2 genome:
ACCAGCGCTGATACCAACGTCAAAAAAAGGCAGTTTTACTTCCGAACTTATATCTGGAGAGTATAGTTCAATTGATTTAGTGGTATTTATATTGCTTAGTTTCGTAATCACATCAAAAAAATAATTCTTTGTACAGAGCAAAATTAGTACAGATTAGAACATTTTTGGTATATTTGCTGTTCCAAATTATAACAAATTAATTATGTCCTTATTTTCAGACAACATCAGAGCATTAAGGGTTAAGCATAAAATATCGCAGGAGAAATTAGCTGAAAGCCTTAGCATTACCAGAGGTAGATACGTAAAATACGAAGATGGAACTTCGGAAGCGCCGTATGACATTTTAAAGAAAATTGCATTATATTTTCATATGAGTATTGACTTGATATTATCTGTCGATATACGTAAAATTGATGTGCAAAATTTGATAAAACTGGAAGGTAACCGACTTATTTTACCCATTCAAGTAGATAGTTTTGGAGAAAATTATATCGAAATTGTATCTCAAAAAGCAAAAGCAGGTTACCTCAACGGATATGCTGATCCGGAATATATTGAAAGTTTACAGCAGATTACCCTTCCGTTTTTAGGCCCTGGAAAACATCGCGGATTTCCTGTTGAGGGAGATTCGATGCCTCCGCACGAAGACGGTTCGATTATTATTGGCCGTTATGTAGAAAAGCTGGGAGAGGTGATGGACGGAAAAACCTATATTCTGATTACCAAAAATGAAGGAATGGTTTATAAGCGCCTGAATAAAAATAAAAAGAACGCTTTGGTTTTAGAATCAGATAACAGCTTTTACCCGAATTATGAAGTGAAAGCGTCTGATATTCTGGAGATTTGGGAATATGAATGCAACATTGGCCGATCTGATAAAAAACAAGAAACGACGGAAACTGGCGAAATGAAAGATTTGCTTTTAGAACTGAAAAGGGAAGTTAGAGAGATTAAGAACAATACTTCGAATGCCTAAAATTTTTCCGCCACGAATTCACGAATTATTTTAAATCAAAATTCGTGAATTCGTGGCGAATAAATTACCACAAAGAAAAATCTTTTTAATCTGTGAAATCTATGGCAAAAAAATCTAAAAAACTTTTGCAAATCCCAAACCATATTGCTGGCCGTTATAAAAAGGCATAATCATAGAAGTCGATTTATTTTCAGAATCTGACTTGAATAACTTTTTAGTGATATACGGATTGATCCAATACGCAATTTTGGTACTCAAAATCCCAATTCCAGCACCAGCAGCAACATCTGTCAGCCAATGGCGGTTGTTGTAAATTCTGAAAAGTCCGGTTCCGGTTGCAACGGCGTAACCTGCAATTCCGTACCAAATCGATTTGTCTTTATATTCTTGATATAAAAATTCGGCACCCATAAATGCCGTTGCAGTATGTCCAGAAGGAAATGAGTTATTCGAACTTCCGTCAGGCCTTTCTTCATGTACGATTGATTTTAAACTCAAAACCGTTGTCGCCATAATGGCGTATGAAGTAACCAATATGACTGAACGATCGCGCATATTATTTTTACCCTTAACACCAAAGGCATTCAAAGCATAAACAGATACTGCAGGCGCGTATTGCGAAAAGTCATCAATTGTGATTTTCTCATCAATGTCTTCAGTCACTTCTTTTTTAATTTGAGAGTTGAAACTCAGAAGTTGATCACTTTCTAGACCAATAACGCCATAGCCAATTAAAACTGACGGAATAATTAATTGTTTGTAACTGAATTTTAAATGATTGGATGTACTGTCAATTTTTGTAATCGAATCATTTTGCTGTGCATTCGCAGAAAAAAAAACGAATAGAAATATGGGGAGAATCGCTTTGTAAAACATTTTCAGTTGTTTTTATATTTTGCAATATTAACGAATGTTGGACCTCAGTATTTTGTACTTAATTGAACCTTAAGTGAATATTAATTAATGACAAAATTCAATTATAAAGATATTATATTTTTTGATATTTTATAAGAATTGTTTTATTTTTTTTAGATAGTCAGAATGAAAATTTTAGACCTTCAACGAAAACCAAAACGTGCTCCCCAATCCCAGATTGCTTTCTACGCCAACGCTTCCGTTTTGAGCCTCAATAAATTCTTTGCTGATCGCCAAACCTAATCCTGTTCCCGATTTTTGGCTTCCCGGAACCTGAAAATATTTATCGAAAACTCTGTCTTTGTATCTTGTGTCAATTCCTTTTCCAGTGTCAATAACTTGAAAAACCATTTGATTGTTTTCTTGTTTTAGTTTAATGAGAATTGTGCTTTTTTCAGACGAATACCGAATCGCATTCGATAAATAATTAATTAAAACCCAGCCGGTTTTTTCTGCATCGGCTTTTACATTTTTCAGGTTTTCATCGGCATCAACAACTAACTGAATCTGTTTTTGATCTGCCTGAATTTTTACTGCTTCTACAGCATATTTCACAATTTCATGCGGATTGCTTTTGCCAATATTCAGCTGAATATTTCCCGTTTCCAATTGTGATAAATTCAGCAATTCGCCTGTAATTTTCAGCAAACGCTGACTGTCATCTTTTATACTTTCAACCAATTGTTTCTGGTCGTCGTTCATATCGCCAGTTTTTTCATTTTCAAGCAATTGAAGACTTAGTTTTATAGATGCAATCGGCGTTTTTAATTCGTGCGAAACGGTGGCAATAAAATTCGTTTTAGCAAAATCCAATTCTTTAAAAAGCGTAATATTTCGCAAAATAATTACATCTCCGATATTGATTTCTTTTTCTTCGCCCGTTGGTGTTATGGTAATATTGTGAATTTCTTTTTCAAAATAACTTTCTTTTCCGTGAGCAAAAATTTTGAGAGGCTGTTTTTTCGGAATTTCAGTTTCTTTCAGGATCAAAGAACGAATCAAATCATTAGAAACCGCCAATTCAGATGCAGGTTTCCCGATAATATCCTCAGATTTCATACCGATAATTTTCAGCGCTTCATCATTCACAAATAAAACAATTCCTTCATGGTCCAAGCCAATAATAGGATCGTTCATATTGTTAATGAGCGTTTCCAGTCGTTTTTTCTCAAAAAGAAGTTTATAGACATTGCTGTCATGATATTCTTCGAGTTTTTGCGCCATTGTATTGAATGATTTCGCAAGATCTCCAAATTCGCTGTGGCTTGTAAAATGAACACGTTCGGAATAATTTTTATTCGCAATTTCCTTGATACTCAGCGTTAATTCCTTAATCGGATTGGCAATATTATTTGGAAGATTAACCAATAAATTAAAAGCAATCAAAAAGCACAAAGAGCCTACAATGGCAATTGATAAATTAGCCGTTTCAGCCGAATGTTTGGCAATGTCGCTTTTCTGTTTGATGGCGTCCAGATTGAGTTTCATAATCGCAAAAATATCCTGACGAATCTGCGTTTTTACAGCTTCATCGGTATTATTTTTTGCTAAAAGGACAAAACTGGCTTTCAGCTTTTCGGTGGCTTGTTTTTCACCTGGTTCTGTAATATTTCGGGTCTGCTTTTCGAGATTTTCCTCAAAATCCTGAATCGTTTTTTTTGACCCAGATTTCATTCCGTCCAAAGCCAAAATCATATTTCGCGAATATTCCAGGGTATTATAATTGGATTTCAGGATATTCTCAGTGTCCTGCTTAATCAGAAAAACCGAATAAGCACTCACTAACGAGAGAATGATGATCATTAAAAATAACAATCCAACACCCAGATTCAATTTGGTTTTAATTCTCATTTTTTAAAAACATTTAATTTCTTTTTTGGGAACCATATAAGTTATATAAGTTCATTTAAATTGCGGACGTGGAGTTTAACCGCAAAGGGTGCAAAGGTTTCGCAAAGCACACAAAGATTAGAGACAAAACTTTGCGCCCTTGCGACTTTGCGTGCAAAAATTCCAGCGAACTTTGCGTAAATCCTTGCGCCCTTTGAGGTTAAATTAAGCAGCCTCGTTTAAATGAACTTATATAACTTATATGGTTTAAAAATTTTTCAAGACAGAATAACAAGATCTACGTTTGACAAAGACAATTTGTTCAGCAAACGTCTAAAAATTGTTGTAGACAAAATTACTTTAAACAAATTAAAATGCGGTTTCCCGATACATACAGTTGTAATTTGTTTTTCTTCTACCGTTTTCAAAATAGCATCCGTAATATTCGAATTTTCAACTTTAATAACTTCCGCTCCCAATTGCACAGCGAGTTTAAAGTTATTAATTAAATGTCTTTGTTTGTCGAGTGCAATTCTATTACTGCTTTCTTTTGGTGTTTCTACATACAAAACATACCAAGATCCGTTGTAATAAGTTGCCAATCGTGCCGCTTTTCTAATGATAATTTTGGCCGTTTTTTCATTACTGCTAATGCAAGCCAACAATTTTTCGTGCCGTAAAGCGTGTAAGTTTGGAACTTCGCTTTCTACTTTTCGAACCACCTGACTGGCGACTTCTTTCAAAGCCAATTCGCGTAATTGAAGAATCTGTTCTGATTTGAAGAAATTTGCCAAAGCGGTCGGAATTTTATCTGCCGTATAAATTTTTCCTTCCTTCAAACGCGCAATCAAATCTTCCGAAGTCAAATCGATATTGACAACTTCATCTGCCAGACGCAGCACGTTGTCGGGAATTCGTTCCTGAACATCAATATTGGTAATCCGTTTTACATCTTCGTTTAAACTCTCAATATGCTGAATATTAACTGCGGAAATCACATTAATTCCAGCATCCAAAATCTCCAGAACATCCTGCCAGCGTTTTTCATTTTTGCTTCCTTCAACATTGGTATGCGCCAATTCATCAACGATAACCACTTCTGGTCTAAGGTTGATGATTGCCTGAACATCGAGTTCTTCGAGTTGTTTTCCTTTATAAAAAATAGTCCGCCTCGGAATAATCGGCAGACCGGCCAATAACTCATGGGTTTCCTTCCGCATATGCGTTTCGATGTAGCCAATTTTGACATCGATTCCGTTTTTCAATAACGAATGCGCTTCCTGAAGCATACGAAAAGTTTTGCCCACACCGGCGCTCATCCCAATGTAGATTTTAAATTTCCCTTTCCGAGATTTCTGAATCAAATCCAGAAAATGCTGTGCGTTATTATTTTCGTTTTCCATGTTTTTTGGTTTAACCATTAAGAGATTTAGGAAGTTAAGTTTTTCTTTGTCCAGAGAGCATTAAGCTTAATGTTCTCTATTCTAGATTAAGGTCAGGTGCTACAACTTAATTCTCTTAATCTCTTAATGGTAAAAAAAATTAATGTTTAGAAAGAAATCGCCAACGAAGTTGTGACGAATGTATTAGTATCTGTTGGCAGATTATTTCTTGTGAAGATTTCATCTTTACTCGAAAGGTTTCTTGCTTCAATTCTAAACATAACATTATCAGTGATTAAGTAATCAAAGTTAGCTGAAAATCCGTAAGTTTTGAAACCGTTTGGAGTTTCAGTTGCGATAATTACCCCTTTTTCATCACTATAATATTCACCACGCGCTGCAAGCTGAATTTTGTCTGTCGGTTTGTACTGCAGAATCAGAACAGGAGCGAACCAAACATCGTATTTCTCACTTCCTTTAGCCGATTGCTGCGAACCAATATCAAATCCAGTTGTTAAATTTACCTTTTCGGCCACTTTAAACTGTCCGTAGAAATTATTAAAGTAACGCCATTTTTTGTCAATATCTGGCTGTTCGTTTCCAATATAAGTGCTCCAGTTCAAAACAATCCGATCAGATGGTTTGTAGGTAACCTGTGTTCCAAAAGCAGGCGTTTGATTGCCGTCAATTTTCTGAATTCTCTGCCAGCCGTTCAAATACATTGCCGCCAAATACCATTTTCCAGAATCAGTTGTATAGCCAATTTTAACTCCCGCTTCGTAATAAGGAGAATTCTCGGCCAAAATGCTTCGGGTTAAATTGGCACAATCTTTCCCGATTGCACTTTCAAAACCAATATGCGAAGGCATAATTCCCGCATCAATCCATAGATCGTGTTTTTGCGAAATCTTCACGCCAACATTGGCTTCATAAACATTTTGCAGCAAATCCTGCTCAGCCGACATATTATATTGTGCATAAGTTCCCGCCATCAGTGCCAAATTCGCTCGGACATTTCCTTTTGAATAATTCATTTTCGCCAAACCTAAATTCAGGTTTACTTCATTGCTTCGATTATAATTATAAAAAAAGCCCGGTTTTGTATGATTCTCTGGTTTCCCAAAATCATAACTGTAATAAGCGTCTATATATCCAGAAAACGTAAACGGACTTTTAGATTCTTCCTGTGCGTGTAAATTGCCAAAACCAAAAGCGATTAAAGCAGTAAGTATTATTTTTTTCATATGTCATTGCGAGGAACGAAGCAATCGTCCTCTTAATTAAATTATTTATAAGTAGATTTTTTAGGAGCTATTTCCCGCTATCCGTTTCAATCTTTTGTGTCTCGTTAAAGAAACGAGACACAAAAGGATTTCCACTACTATCGGGGCTAGGGCATTTGGGGTAAAAAAGGCGTTTAGTATCCTAACAGGTTTTCAAAACCTGTTAGGTATTTAATTTTTAAAGTTTAGTTTTTATCGCCAAAGTTTGTCATTGCGAGGAACGAAGCAACCACATTTGCAAAGTCAACCTTTGCCAAACCCGACAGGTTTTCAAAACCTGTCGGGTTTAAAAACGTACTACTTTAATTGATCCAAAGCCACATTCAACTCCAAAACATTAACCGTTTCAGGACCAACAACAGCCGAATTAATTTTAGACTCCACCAAAGCTTTTACTTTAGCTTCAGCTAATTTTCTTTCCTTGGCAATTCGTTTCACCTGAATCAAAGCGCCTTGTGGAGAAACATTCGGATCTAAACCACTTCCTGAAGCCGTTACCATATCAGCAGGAATATCAGATTTTTTCAAGTACGGGTGAACCAGTAAAAGCGTATCAATTCTTTTTTGAACCAAAGCCAAATATTCAGCATTGCTTGGGCCTTTGTTGCTTCCGGCACTTCCGGCAGCATTATAATCAACCGCTGAAGGTCTTCCCCAGAAATAATTCGATTTGTCGAACTTCTGACCAATTTTTTGATAACCAACTACTTTTCCGTTAACCGAAATCGTTTCTCCTTTTCCTTGATTAGGAGCAATTTGTGCGATTCCGTAAATCGCAAGAGGGTAAATAACTGCTAGTAAGATTAAAGTAACCGCAGTAAGTTTTAGTATAGAAAATATTGTTTTCATTTTTTTGTTTGAGGTTCTAAGGTTCTGAGATGCTGAGGTTCTAAGTTTTGTTCTTAGAAGTGAGTAAGTCATCACCAATATTTTTATTTGAGTTTTTGTGAACCTGACAGGTTTTAAAAACCTGTCAGGTTTAATTTTTATATGAAAAGTGCGACAACTAAATCAATTACTTTAATTCCAATAAAAGGAACAATCAGCCCGCCCAAGCCATAAATCAAAAGATTGCGTTTTAAAATGGCGCTCGCTCCAATCGGGCGGTATTCCACTCCTTTCAGCGCAAGCGGAATCAAAATCGGAATGATAATCGCATTGAAAATTACAGCCGATAAAATGGCACTTTCAGGACTGTGCAAATGCATAATATTCAAACCTTGCAACGCTGGAATCGCAGTAATAAAAAGCGCAGGAACAATTGCAAAGTATTTAGCAACGTCATTGGCAATTGAAAAAGTCGTCAAAGTTCCGCGGGTCATTAAAAGCTGTTTTCCAATTTCGACAATCTCGATTAGTTTCGTTGGGTCATTATCAAGATCGACCATGTTTCCTGCTTCTTTCGCCGCTTGAGTTCCGCTGTTCATCGCAACACCAACATTCGCTTGCGCAAGGGCAGGAGCGTCATTTGTTCCGTCGCCCATCATGGCAACCAAACGTCCTTCGGCCTGTTCTTTTCTGATGTAATTCATTTTATCCTCAGGCTTAGCTTCGGCAATAAAATCATCAACACCTGCTTTTTCAGCGATAAATTTAGCTGTAAGCGGATTATCTCCTGTAACCATTACCGTTTTGATTCCCATTCTGCGCAAGCGCTCAAAACGTTCTTTCATTCCGGTTTTGATGATATCTTGCAATTCGATTACACCTTGAATTTCATTGTTTTTAATGACTACTAAAGGAGTTCCTCCGTTCGATGAAATCGTGATGACTTGTTGAGCAGTATCCTCAGGAAAAGCATTTCCGGCTTGTTCTGCAATATTTCTTGCAGCATCTTGTGCACCTTTTCGAATGTTAGTTCCGTCTTTTAATACGACTCCGGAAGTTCTGGTTTCAGCAGTAAATTTGATGGTGTGTGCGATGTCAGAAGTAGTTTGTAAAGAGCTGGCTTTCGTCTCACTTTTTACATCTATTATTTCACTCAACTCGAGAATACTTTTTCCTTCCGGAGTATCATCTGCAAGTGAACTTAAAACAGCCGATTTTACAAAATCATCAAAAGAAATTCCTTTTGTCGGATAAAAATTGGTTGCTTTTCTATTTCCAATGGTGATGGTACCCGTTTTGTCCAAAAGTAAAACGTCAATATCTCCAGCAGTTTCGACCGCTTTCCCCGATTTTGTAATCACGTTGGCACGCAACGCTCTGTCCATTCCCGCAATACCAATTGCAGAAAGCAAACCTCCAATTGTGGTTGGAATCAAACAAACGAATAACGCAATAAAAGCGGCAATTGTAATAGGAGCGTTGGCATAGTCGGCAAATGGTTTTAGCGTAACGCACACAATTACGAAGATTAAAGTAAAAGCAGCCAACAAAATAGTCAGAGCAATTTCGTTTGGTGTTTTCTGACGGCTTGCACCTTCAACCAAAGCAATCATTTTGTCTAAGAAACTTTCGCCAGGCTCAGAAGTTACCTTTACTTTTATTTTATCAGATAATACTTTTGTCCCTCCTGTAACGGAAGATTTGTCTCCGCCAGCTTCACGAATCACAGGAGCGCTTTCTCCGGTAATGGCACTTTCGTCAATTGTTGCCAGACCTTCGATAATTTCTCCGTCAGCAGCAATTAAATCGCCTGCTTCGCAAATGAAAATATCGTCTCTTTTTAATGCCGAAGAACTTACATTTTTAATTTCTCCGTTTGGCAGAATCTGTCTTGCAGGAGTTTCTTCGCGTGTTTTTCTTAAACTGTCGGCTTGCGCTTTTCCTCTGGCTTCGGCAATGGCTTCGGCGAAATTGGCAAACAAAAGTGTTGCAAACAAAATTAGAAAAACAATGAAATTATAAATAAAACTTCCCTGATCGCTTGCGCCCATTAATATGGAAACACAAACAGCAAACATAATGGCAGTTCCTATTTCTACGGTAAACATTACCGGATTTTTGATCATCATTTTTGGATTCAGCTTCACAAAAGACTGCACTAAGGCTTCTTTTACCTGTTTGCTTTCAAACAATGATGTGGATTTTGTAGTAGTCATTTCTTTATATTATTTAGTTGACTTTTTTAAACACATAGAAACATAGATTTTACTTTGTGGTAAAGGCGTTTCACTTGGATCAACACACATAGCTATGTGTTAGAAACTAGTTTCTTTTGATTTTCTTTTTTAGTTAAGAAAAATCTATGTTTCTATGTGTTTAAAATATTTTCAGCATTGAAAAATGAGTTTTATTTTAGTGTAAAGAATTCCGCCAACGGACCTAAAGCCAATGCTGGAAAGAAAGATAAAGCAGCAATAATAGCAATCACGGCAAAAATCATTATTCCAAAAATTGACGTGTCGGTTTTTAAGGTTCCCGCACTTTCCGGAATATATTTTTTATTGGCTAACAAACCTGCAATCGCTAAAGGACCAATAATCGGAATAAAACGGCTTAATAGTAATACAATTCCAGTTGTGATATTCCAAAACGGATTATTATCTCCCAAACCTTCAAAACCAGAACCGTTGTTGGCAGCGCTCGAAGTATATTCGTATAACATTTCTGAGAACCCGTGATTGCCGGGATTATTTAACCAGCCAGTTGCGTTTCCGCTGAACCAGTATCCCATTGCAGTATCATGTGCAGCAAAATAAGAAGCCAAAGCAGTTCCCGCTAAAATCAATAAGGGGTGAAGAATCGCAATAAAAGCAGCAATTTTTACTTCGCGGGCTTCGATTTTCTTTCCTAAAAATTCAGGAGTTCGCCCCACCATTAAACCAGAAATAAAAACCGCCAGAATAATGAAAATGTAGAAGTTGAGGTATCCTACACCACATCCGCCATAAAAAGCATTAACCATCATAGCGAGTAATTGCATTGCACCAGAAATTGGCATCGCGCTATCGTGCATACTGTTTACAGAACCCGTAGAAATTACAGTCGTCGCAATACTCCAGAAGCCTGAAATAGCAGGGCCAAAACGAACTTCTTTTCCTTCCATTGCTCCAGTGGTCTGTGCGATTCCCATTTTTGCAATAGCAGGATTTCCGTTGATTTCGCTGGAGATTGTCGGAATTACAAGAAGTAAAAATCCAATGGTCATGACACCAAAAATGATGTAAGAGAATTTTATTTTGTTAAGGAAAAATCCAAGAGCAAAAATCATCGAAAACGGAACAATCATTTGAGC
This genomic interval carries:
- a CDS encoding XRE family transcriptional regulator, encoding MSLFSDNIRALRVKHKISQEKLAESLSITRGRYVKYEDGTSEAPYDILKKIALYFHMSIDLILSVDIRKIDVQNLIKLEGNRLILPIQVDSFGENYIEIVSQKAKAGYLNGYADPEYIESLQQITLPFLGPGKHRGFPVEGDSMPPHEDGSIIIGRYVEKLGEVMDGKTYILITKNEGMVYKRLNKNKKNALVLESDNSFYPNYEVKASDILEIWEYECNIGRSDKKQETTETGEMKDLLLELKREVREIKNNTSNA
- a CDS encoding phosphatase PAP2 family protein, with protein sequence MFYKAILPIFLFVFFSANAQQNDSITKIDSTSNHLKFSYKQLIIPSVLIGYGVIGLESDQLLSFNSQIKKEVTEDIDEKITIDDFSQYAPAVSVYALNAFGVKGKNNMRDRSVILVTSYAIMATTVLSLKSIVHEERPDGSSNNSFPSGHTATAFMGAEFLYQEYKDKSIWYGIAGYAVATGTGLFRIYNNRHWLTDVAAGAGIGILSTKIAYWINPYITKKLFKSDSENKSTSMIMPFYNGQQYGLGFAKVF
- a CDS encoding ATP-binding protein, which produces MRIKTKLNLGVGLLFLMIIILSLVSAYSVFLIKQDTENILKSNYNTLEYSRNMILALDGMKSGSKKTIQDFEENLEKQTRNITEPGEKQATEKLKASFVLLAKNNTDEAVKTQIRQDIFAIMKLNLDAIKQKSDIAKHSAETANLSIAIVGSLCFLIAFNLLVNLPNNIANPIKELTLSIKEIANKNYSERVHFTSHSEFGDLAKSFNTMAQKLEEYHDSNVYKLLFEKKRLETLINNMNDPIIGLDHEGIVLFVNDEALKIIGMKSEDIIGKPASELAVSNDLIRSLILKETEIPKKQPLKIFAHGKESYFEKEIHNITITPTGEEKEINIGDVIILRNITLFKELDFAKTNFIATVSHELKTPIASIKLSLQLLENEKTGDMNDDQKQLVESIKDDSQRLLKITGELLNLSQLETGNIQLNIGKSNPHEIVKYAVEAVKIQADQKQIQLVVDADENLKNVKADAEKTGWVLINYLSNAIRYSSEKSTILIKLKQENNQMVFQVIDTGKGIDTRYKDRVFDKYFQVPGSQKSGTGLGLAISKEFIEAQNGSVGVESNLGLGSTFWFSLKV
- a CDS encoding sensor protein KdpD, encoding MENENNNAQHFLDLIQKSRKGKFKIYIGMSAGVGKTFRMLQEAHSLLKNGIDVKIGYIETHMRKETHELLAGLPIIPRRTIFYKGKQLEELDVQAIINLRPEVVIVDELAHTNVEGSKNEKRWQDVLEILDAGINVISAVNIQHIESLNEDVKRITNIDVQERIPDNVLRLADEVVNIDLTSEDLIARLKEGKIYTADKIPTALANFFKSEQILQLRELALKEVASQVVRKVESEVPNLHALRHEKLLACISSNEKTAKIIIRKAARLATYYNGSWYVLYVETPKESSNRIALDKQRHLINNFKLAVQLGAEVIKVENSNITDAILKTVEEKQITTVCIGKPHFNLFKVILSTTIFRRLLNKLSLSNVDLVILS
- a CDS encoding porin translates to MKKIILTALIAFGFGNLHAQEESKSPFTFSGYIDAYYSYDFGKPENHTKPGFFYNYNRSNEVNLNLGLAKMNYSKGNVRANLALMAGTYAQYNMSAEQDLLQNVYEANVGVKISQKHDLWIDAGIMPSHIGFESAIGKDCANLTRSILAENSPYYEAGVKIGYTTDSGKWYLAAMYLNGWQRIQKIDGNQTPAFGTQVTYKPSDRIVLNWSTYIGNEQPDIDKKWRYFNNFYGQFKVAEKVNLTTGFDIGSQQSAKGSEKYDVWFAPVLILQYKPTDKIQLAARGEYYSDEKGVIIATETPNGFKTYGFSANFDYLITDNVMFRIEARNLSSKDEIFTRNNLPTDTNTFVTTSLAISF
- a CDS encoding K(+)-transporting ATPase subunit C translates to MKTIFSILKLTAVTLILLAVIYPLAIYGIAQIAPNQGKGETISVNGKVVGYQKIGQKFDKSNYFWGRPSAVDYNAAGSAGSNKGPSNAEYLALVQKRIDTLLLVHPYLKKSDIPADMVTASGSGLDPNVSPQGALIQVKRIAKERKLAEAKVKALVESKINSAVVGPETVNVLELNVALDQLK
- the kdpB gene encoding potassium-transporting ATPase subunit KdpB is translated as MTTTKSTSLFESKQVKEALVQSFVKLNPKMMIKNPVMFTVEIGTAIMFAVCVSILMGASDQGSFIYNFIVFLILFATLLFANFAEAIAEARGKAQADSLRKTREETPARQILPNGEIKNVSSSALKRDDIFICEAGDLIAADGEIIEGLATIDESAITGESAPVIREAGGDKSSVTGGTKVLSDKIKVKVTSEPGESFLDKMIALVEGASRQKTPNEIALTILLAAFTLIFVIVCVTLKPFADYANAPITIAAFIALFVCLIPTTIGGLLSAIGIAGMDRALRANVITKSGKAVETAGDIDVLLLDKTGTITIGNRKATNFYPTKGISFDDFVKSAVLSSLADDTPEGKSILELSEIIDVKSETKASSLQTTSDIAHTIKFTAETRTSGVVLKDGTNIRKGAQDAARNIAEQAGNAFPEDTAQQVITISSNGGTPLVVIKNNEIQGVIELQDIIKTGMKERFERLRRMGIKTVMVTGDNPLTAKFIAEKAGVDDFIAEAKPEDKMNYIRKEQAEGRLVAMMGDGTNDAPALAQANVGVAMNSGTQAAKEAGNMVDLDNDPTKLIEIVEIGKQLLMTRGTLTTFSIANDVAKYFAIVPALFITAIPALQGLNIMHLHSPESAILSAVIFNAIIIPILIPLALKGVEYRPIGASAILKRNLLIYGLGGLIVPFIGIKVIDLVVALFI
- the kdpA gene encoding potassium-transporting ATPase subunit KdpA is translated as MNTELIGVIGIFILTIILAIPVGKYIAKVFTGNKTLLDPIFNPIEKLIFKISGINPAEEMNWKQHLKALLSVNMVWFFLCFFVLLFQGSLSLNPDNNPSMSPDLAFNTAISFLVNCDLQHYSGESGVSYLSQMVLMFLQFVSAGVGIAAAAMVFTAMRERTTDKLGNFYNYFIKSCTRILLPLSAIVAIALVFSGTPMTFEGKDAITTLQGDHVEVSRGPAAAFIAIKHIGTNGGGFFGANSTHPLENPTYFTNAVELWAQMIVPFSMIFALGFFLNKIKFSYIIFGVMTIGFLLLVIPTISSEINGNPAIAKMGIAQTTGAMEGKEVRFGPAISGFWSIATTVISTGSVNSMHDSAMPISGAMQLLAMMVNAFYGGCGVGYLNFYIFIILAVFISGLMVGRTPEFLGKKIEAREVKIAAFIAILHPLLILAGTALASYFAAHDTAMGYWFSGNATGWLNNPGNHGFSEMLYEYTSSAANNGSGFEGLGDNNPFWNITTGIVLLLSRFIPIIGPLAIAGLLANKKYIPESAGTLKTDTSIFGIMIFAVIAIIAALSFFPALALGPLAEFFTLK